Proteins encoded in a region of the Ancylomarina subtilis genome:
- a CDS encoding glutamine--tRNA ligase/YqeY domain fusion protein, whose protein sequence is MDNKTMNEENTKDAKSLNFIQQIIEEDLKNKVNDGRVHTRFPPEPNGYLHIGHAKAICLNFSLAQQYQGKCNLRFDDTNPVKEDTEYVDSIMEDIKWLGFKWDGDPYYTSDYFEQLYDWAVKLIKDGKAYVDDQSAAQIAEQKGTPTSPGTESPFRNRSVEENLDLFARMRAGEFKDGEKVLRAKIDMASPNMHMRDPLMYRIMHAHHHRTGDAWCIYPMYDYAHGESDYLEGITHSICTLEFEVHRPLYEWFVNNITDTEYKPKQREFARLNLSYTVMSKRKLLQLVTEKHVSGWDDPRMPTISGLRRRGYTPNSIRNFADTIGVAKRNNVIDVSVLEHCVREDLNKTAPRVMAVLDPVKLVLTNYPEEQEEFLSIENNPEDPESGSREIPFSRELYIERNDFMEDAPKKFFRMTPGREVRLKAGYIVMCEKAVKDADGNITEIHATYDPLSKSGSGTEESKRKVKGTLHWVSAKHAAKAEVRIYDRLFNDEAPDGHKDKDFLEFINEDSLQILDNCFVEPSLKNSKAEDHFQFTRLGYFSTDKDSTADKLIFNRTVSLKDSWAKANKK, encoded by the coding sequence ATGGATAACAAGACTATGAATGAGGAGAATACTAAGGATGCAAAATCTCTGAATTTTATCCAGCAGATCATTGAAGAAGATCTGAAAAATAAGGTCAATGATGGTAGAGTACACACCCGTTTCCCTCCGGAACCAAACGGTTATCTACACATTGGTCATGCAAAAGCAATCTGCCTAAACTTCAGCCTTGCCCAACAATACCAGGGAAAATGTAACCTACGTTTCGACGATACCAATCCTGTAAAGGAAGATACCGAGTACGTAGACTCAATAATGGAAGATATTAAATGGTTAGGTTTTAAATGGGATGGGGATCCTTATTACACCTCTGATTATTTTGAGCAGCTTTACGATTGGGCTGTAAAATTGATTAAGGATGGTAAGGCGTATGTTGACGATCAGTCTGCCGCTCAAATTGCAGAGCAGAAAGGCACACCAACAAGCCCGGGAACCGAGAGCCCTTTCCGTAACCGTAGCGTTGAAGAGAATTTAGATCTTTTTGCTCGAATGAGAGCTGGTGAGTTTAAGGATGGTGAAAAAGTGTTGCGTGCCAAAATTGATATGGCATCGCCAAACATGCACATGCGCGATCCGTTGATGTATCGTATTATGCATGCACATCACCACCGCACGGGTGATGCCTGGTGTATTTACCCAATGTACGACTATGCTCACGGCGAGTCGGATTATTTGGAGGGAATCACCCACTCGATCTGTACGCTTGAATTTGAAGTTCACCGTCCGCTTTACGAATGGTTCGTAAACAATATTACAGATACGGAATACAAGCCTAAACAGCGCGAATTTGCTCGTTTGAACCTGAGCTATACCGTAATGAGTAAGCGTAAGCTGCTTCAATTGGTAACAGAGAAGCATGTGTCGGGATGGGATGATCCCCGAATGCCAACCATTTCAGGTTTGCGTCGCAGAGGTTATACGCCTAACTCTATTCGCAATTTCGCTGACACCATTGGTGTTGCCAAGCGTAATAATGTGATTGATGTTTCCGTTTTAGAACACTGTGTTCGTGAAGATTTAAACAAAACAGCACCTCGTGTTATGGCTGTTCTCGATCCTGTAAAATTGGTTTTAACCAACTACCCTGAGGAACAAGAAGAATTCTTAAGCATCGAAAACAACCCTGAAGATCCGGAATCCGGTTCACGTGAGATTCCATTCTCAAGAGAATTGTATATCGAGCGTAATGACTTTATGGAAGATGCGCCTAAGAAATTCTTTAGAATGACTCCGGGTCGCGAAGTGCGTCTTAAAGCAGGTTATATTGTGATGTGTGAAAAAGCGGTGAAGGATGCTGATGGCAACATCACTGAAATTCACGCAACATACGATCCATTATCAAAATCAGGTAGCGGAACCGAAGAAAGTAAGCGAAAAGTAAAAGGAACACTTCACTGGGTTTCGGCTAAGCATGCCGCTAAAGCTGAGGTGAGAATTTACGACCGTTTATTCAACGACGAGGCTCCTGACGGACATAAAGACAAGGATTTTCTTGAATTCATAAACGAAGATTCATTACAAATTCTTGATAACTGTTTTGTAGAGCCAAGCTTAAAGAATTCAAAAGCGGAAGATCATTTCCAATTCACTCGCTTGGGTTATTTCTCTACCGATAAAGATAGCACCGCTGACAAATTGATTTTTAACCGTACCGTTTCGCTTAAAGATTCATGGGCTAAAGCAAATAAAAAATAG
- the folB gene encoding dihydroneopterin aldolase — protein MKGIIELEGLEFYGYHGCFVEEQVVGNKFIVYVRMEYNAEKPAASDAITDALNYQRAYEMIQEEFKIKSHLLEHVAQRLLDMLYAKFPELEHATVKVSKMNPPMGGQIEKVSLTLSR, from the coding sequence ATGAAGGGAATTATTGAATTAGAAGGATTGGAATTTTACGGCTATCACGGCTGTTTTGTAGAAGAGCAGGTGGTGGGTAATAAGTTTATTGTGTATGTGCGCATGGAGTATAATGCTGAGAAACCAGCGGCTTCGGATGCCATTACCGATGCACTCAATTATCAACGCGCTTACGAGATGATTCAGGAAGAGTTTAAGATCAAATCTCATCTTTTGGAACATGTGGCTCAGCGTTTATTGGATATGCTTTACGCTAAATTCCCCGAATTGGAGCACGCTACTGTTAAGGTTTCGAAAATGAACCCCCCAATGGGCGGACAGATCGAAAAAGTGAGTTTAACTTTAAGCCGATAA
- a CDS encoding NADAR family protein translates to MKKYSIRKYIKNECCCFSSTKKEFGGLSNMCAGYNLVINQTEILTSEALYQALRFSNYPEIQEEILAQKSPMSAKMVSKKHINNSRIDWEEIKVDIMRWCLKVKLSQNFHKFGLLLETTYPKPIIEISNKDAFWGAKKEINTDLIIGINALGRLLMELRSVYISEDKYSLLIVPPLDLTDFKLLGKQIGFIDSRERFIAQIVDNTNN, encoded by the coding sequence ATGAAAAAATATAGTATACGAAAATATATAAAAAACGAATGTTGTTGTTTTAGTTCTACGAAAAAAGAATTCGGAGGCTTATCTAATATGTGTGCTGGATACAATTTAGTAATAAATCAAACAGAAATTTTAACATCAGAAGCATTATATCAAGCTTTACGGTTTTCAAATTATCCTGAAATTCAAGAAGAAATATTAGCCCAAAAAAGTCCAATGTCTGCAAAAATGGTAAGTAAGAAACACATTAATAATTCTAGAATTGATTGGGAGGAAATAAAAGTGGATATTATGCGATGGTGTTTAAAGGTCAAACTTTCACAAAACTTTCACAAATTTGGATTATTACTAGAAACAACTTATCCAAAACCTATTATAGAAATATCTAATAAAGATGCATTTTGGGGAGCTAAAAAAGAGATAAATACTGATCTGATAATTGGAATAAATGCACTTGGACGCCTTTTAATGGAGCTTCGTTCAGTATATATCTCAGAAGATAAATATTCATTATTAATTGTACCTCCTTTGGATTTAACTGATTTTAAATTACTCGGTAAACAAATTGGTTTTATAGATTCTAGAGAAAGGTTTATTGCACAAATTGTAGATAATACCAATAACTAA